The following proteins are co-located in the Pyxicephalus adspersus chromosome Z, UCB_Pads_2.0, whole genome shotgun sequence genome:
- the GPR21 gene encoding probable G-protein coupled receptor 21: protein MTAPFCPKLPYRTLSLIFLTWQETGPVLLSSKVQGSRSIPTAVLSRKAPASSAESRQRRRHVSDIFGDLKMNSSSEGINSSLFCLLGVGSHEAIPVCLLEVGIIIFLTVLIISGNLIVIFVFHCAPLLNHHTTSYFIQTMAYADLLVGVSCLVPSFSLLHHSVLLPEHIVCRIFGYVVSVLKSVSMMSLACISIDRYIAITKPLTYNTLVTACRLRFCILLLWIYSCAIFLPSFFGWGKPGYHGDVFQSCAVSWPTNAHFTAFIVILLYAPAAITVCFTYFNIFRICQQHTKEINDRRVRFSTTETDAGQGQPSPEKRYATVLFRITSVFYILWLPYIIYFLLESSKVYANQTASFLTTWLAISNSFCNCVIYSMSNSVFQKGLKRLSGVVCASCSRHREAHKVHGTSNKKPTETCNP from the coding sequence ATGACTGCACCTTTTTGTCCTAAGCTCCCTTACAGAACCTTGTCCCTAATCTTTCTAACATGGCAGGAGACTGGTCCAGTACTGCTCAGTAGTAAAGTTCAAGGGAGCAGATCCATTCCGACCGCAGTTCTATCAAGAAAAGCACCAGCATCCTCTGCAGAATCGCGACAGAGACGCAGGCATGTTTCTGATATCTTTGGTGATCTAAAGATGAACTCTTCCTCAGAGGGAATTAACAGCAGTTTGTTCTGTTTATTGGGAGTAGGATCTCATGAAGCCATTCCAGTTTGCCTTCTCGAAGTAGGAATCATCATCTTCCTGACTGTGCTAATCATCTCGGGCaatttgattgttatttttgttttccattgcGCCCCACTGCTGAACCACCACACCACCAGTTACTTCATCCAGACCATGGCATATGCCGACCTTCTAGTTGGAGTCAGCTGCTTGGTACCCTCTTTCTCCTTGCTCCACCATAGTGTCCTTCTCCCAGAGCACATCGTATGCCGAATATTTGGTTATGTAGTGTCTGTCCTCAAAAGCGTCTCCATGATGTCTTTGGCCTGTATCAGCATCGACCGGTACATAGCTATAACCAAACCACTGACGTACAACACTTTAGTTACAGCGTGCCGCCTGCGCTTTTGCATTCTTTTGCTCTGGATATACTCTTGTGCCATATTCCTGCCTTCTTTTTTTGGCTGGGGAAAACCTGGATATCACGGAGATGTGTTTCAATCGTGTGCCGTCTCATGGCCCACCAACGCGCACTTTACTGCTTTTATTGTGATTTTGCTTTATGCCCCAGCAGCCATTACAGTGTGTTTCACGTACTTCAACATTTTCCGCATTTGTCAACAGCACACCAAGGAGATCAACGACAGGCGTGTACGGTTCAGCACCACAGAGACGGACGCAGGCCAGGGACAACCTAGTCCTGAGAAACGATACGCAACCGTCCTTTTTCGCATCACCAGTGTTTTCTATATATTATGGTTGCCCTACATCATCTACTTCCTCTTGGAAAGTTCTAAAGTCTATGCCAACCAGACTGCTTCATTCCTCACCACCTGGTTAGCCATCAGCAACAGTTTCTGTAACTGTGTCATTTACAGCATGTCCAACAGTGTATTTCAGAAAGGCCTTAAGCGTCTTTCCGGAGTGGTTTGCGCTTCTTGTTCCAGACACAGAGAAGCGCACAAAGTACATGGTACTTCCAATAAAAAGCCAACAGAGACCTGCAACCCATAA